AAAAAAAGAAAAAATCATATCAATCCTTCCTAAAAATATTTTTTAATAAAATATTAAATGCTATAATTATATTGTGTGGTATTTTTGTATAACAGGGGGAATGATGAAAAAAGACTTTAAAAAATTCAAAGAACATGATGATTTAGATAGAAGAACAAACAACTTAAAGGAGTTTAAGAAACTCGCTGAATTTCTAAAAGATTTTAGAAATGATGACGAAGAGCCAGAATTGACTGCTATTAAAATGGAAGAATTTTTTGAAAGAAAATGGAAGGAGCTAAACTGACAATATTCTATTTTACTATTATCTTGTTTGTTATGTTATTAATTTTTGGCTGCAACGGGTCATCTTCAGATAGGGCTGAGAATAAAATTATTTTATGGTATAAACCAACAATAGATACTACCTGGTACTGGCAGTTACAGGGGACTTTAATAGACGTAAACGCTAAACTTTTTGATATAGATTTATTTGATACGCCAAAAGAGAAAATTACAGAACTAAAAGCTCAAGGAAAAAAGATTATATGTTATTTTAATGCGGGAGCATATGAAGATTGGAGAGAGGATAGTTATGAATTCAAAGAATCTGAAATAGGTAATCCTCTTGATAAATGGGAAGGAGAAAGATGGCTTGATATACGAAGTGAAAATGTAAGAACAATTATGACAGAAAGACTAAATCTTGCAAAAGAAAAAGGATGCGATGGAGTTGAACCAGATAATATTGACGATTATACCAACGATACAGGTTTTTCTATAACTTATGAAGATCAAATAGCATACAACATTTTTTTATCAAATGAAGCGCATAAAAGAGGACTGGCTATAGGGTTGAAATCGATTTAGACCAAATTGGCGATCTCTTACCATATTTTGATTTTGCTATTAATGAACAATGCCATGAATTTGATGAGTGTGATTTATTAATGCTGTTTATTAACTCTGGTAAACCGGTTTTTAATGCAGAATATAATACAAAATATATCGATAATGAGTCAGATAGAAAAATTTTATGTGAAGATGCTTTAAGTAGAAATTTTAGAACAATTGTTTTACCGCTGGAATTAGATGGAGCATTTGTATTAAGTTGTGATTATTGACTTTATTTAATACTAACTTATTGTGATTTAAAAGAATTATAAATTAGATAACTATAATATTAGTGGTAATCCCCGAAACCAATTATTTTATCAAAAAGTTTTTCTTGACATCACGTAAAAATTGTATATGAATAAAACTAACGAACCCGCCAGGCCTCTGTTCTATAAGAACATGCTCACTTGGCGGGTAACCCTTTTTTAAAATGCCAAACAACAATTATAATAAACCTCCCTTAGATTCGCAAGAACATATAGATTTTTTGAAGAAGAGAAATCTATTATTTTCAGAAGATGATGAAATAAGGCGAGCTCCTCACTATTTGAAGCATATTGGATATCAGCGCTTAAAAATTTATTTTCATGATTTTGCTACTAATAGCAGTGAAACCTTTGTGTTTAAAGATAATATTAGCTTTAGCGATATCATAAATCTTTATAATTTCGATAGGCAGTTAAGATTAATAATCATGGATGCAATAGAACGGATCGAAATATCAATCAAATCTGTGATTTCCAATAAAACATGTTTAGCTTATAATGACTCTTTTTGGTATTTAAGTTGCATAAATTATAAAAATGTTAAGTTTTATAAAACTTTTATGGAAATAGTAGCAGACAAATTAAATGATAAATTTCCTGATGAAGTTATAAAATATTATAATGATAAATATTCCAATGATTATCCTCCTTTTTGGAAATTAAAAGAAATTTTAACTTTTGGTGAAATATCTCAACTATATAAAAATTTACACAATAACATAAAAAGACAAATTAGTGATGAATATAATCTAAAACCTATAATATTGGAATCTTGGCTGCATTCAATGGCTCATTTAAGGAACCTATGTGCTCATCATTCTAAAATATGGAATAGATCTGATTTTAGTATTAAACCCAAGAAACCTAGAAAAATGTATAATATGGAAAAATACTTCAAAGATAATAAAAAGCTCTTTTGTATTATATCTATACTTGCTTATTTTATGAACCTGATATGTAGTAATTCTGATTGGAAAAAAAGAATTATTGAGCATATTAAAAAAGATTCTTACAATTTTACAACTAAAAATGGATTTCCTGAAAACTGGGATACCTATGAATTATGGAAAACTTAATTAATATTGGTTTTTATTTTTTCATTTTCATACATCTTACTATCAAGTTCAATGTATATTTCTTATTATTACTTTTTTCTTAAGAGTAAATTTTTCTATACCTTAAAAATTAACATCTATGTTATTTTCGCTACATGCAATTTCTATAAATCTTCTTATTATTCCTCTTGACGCCCATTTTTTACCCAGTAAATGATGTACCCACTCAAGTATCTCTTCCGCTGTCTTGCACTTTTTTAGTGGTATATCATATTCATCAACCGTTTTGATTATTATATATCCATCTTTTACATAAACAGAATCATAATCCTTTTTAACTTTCTCCAGTACTTCATTCATATTTGCTATAGTTATGTAATTTTTATCTCTCATAATACCCTCCCATTATTTTATTATTATTGCACTCCTAAACACCATATTTAAAACCGTTTTCCAAGTATTATTGTAAAAGCAAGTATCGATACTGCAAGAGTTAAAAATATTCTAATCGTTGTTAAAATAGCCAATTTACTCCTATTTATCATTTAAAAGATTTTCACCTTTACCTAAATCAGTAACAGTATTTAACCTTTCTCCATCCCAATAGTAAATTAGTAATTTAACAACTTTACATGGCGGAATTGTAGCTTTTGGTCTTAAAACTGCAATATTTGTTCCTTTTGTATACCTCACACTTTTGTAAACAATTCCATCTCTATTTTCTTTTTTGGCTTTGATACCAAGTTGTTGTAATTTGGTGTAGTTACTTTCGTGATAGTATTCAGAAAAAAGGTTTTTATTTCTTATATCATAGAAATTGTTTCCTTTTACAGGTACAGAATAAACTCTCATGTGATAAGCACCTGGAGGAGCACTGTTTTGAGTGTAAAATTTTTCTCTATGATATACAGTTTCTCTGATAGCTGTAGTAAGTTCTTTGCTGGCATAGTATACGCCAAAAAAATCAGTGTTAAACCTTGCAGCTTTTGGATGTGTAAAAGCTGCCATAATTGGTGTGGTTCCTTCTCCGTAAACCCATTCGTTTTTAGGGACTATTTCAAGATTACCTAATTCTTCTCTTATTCTATCATTAGTTAAACTTTCTATATAATAGATATATTCAAGTTCTTCTTCGCTTTCAGCAAAATCAAATAATGTCCTCTCAGGAAATAATGTAGGTATTATCCTAAAACTTTCTTTCCAATTTATCGAAATTACAGGAATATCATTCATAAAGACTTCCTCTTTCAGCATCCAGATATCTTCTAATTATATACAAATCAGCAACTCTTCCCTGCAACATTATTTCCAATGGGGTTTTATTGTCAAAAATAGGATTCTTAGTTTTTATCCATTCGTTTGCAGAATACGGTAACAATATTTGCAATGCTTTATAAATTCCAAGTGCCTGTATCGCTGACATTCGGACAGTGATATCGTTTTTATTCGGACACCGTATCGGAAACATTCGGACACCATAGCGCTACTATTCGGACACCTTGAGTTAAGCGAAACTAACCTCTAAACTCCCCATAAAGTAAACAAAGGGGGAGTAAAAATGAAGAGGTTAGCTATGGCTATGGTAAAAGATGTTTTACGTTTAAGATTTCAAAATAAGTTATCGTATCGGGCAATTAGCCGTTCTTTAGGAGTTCCCAAATCAACGGTATTAGATTACTGTACACGTTTTCAAATAACGGGATTATCGATAGAAGAAGGGCTAAAGCTTTTGGATAATGAGCTTGAAGATAAGCTATTCCCAGAGCGTAAAGCAAAGTCAAGAAACAACCGTCCATTACCTGATTTTGCATACATAGCTGAAGAGATACGCAAAAAAGGTGTCACATGGTTACTATTATGGCAGGAATACAAAGAAAGACATCCGGAAGGTTACAACTATACTCAGTTTAAGAAATATTGCCAAGATTATATTCAAAGACTATCCCCTACAATGCGTCAGATATATTATGCTGGGGAGACGATGTTTGTTGATTATTCAGGATTAACGATGAATATGGTTGATGTAAGTAC
Above is a window of Deferribacter autotrophicus DNA encoding:
- a CDS encoding Abi family protein, whose protein sequence is MPNNNYNKPPLDSQEHIDFLKKRNLLFSEDDEIRRAPHYLKHIGYQRLKIYFHDFATNSSETFVFKDNISFSDIINLYNFDRQLRLIIMDAIERIEISIKSVISNKTCLAYNDSFWYLSCINYKNVKFYKTFMEIVADKLNDKFPDEVIKYYNDKYSNDYPPFWKLKEILTFGEISQLYKNLHNNIKRQISDEYNLKPIILESWLHSMAHLRNLCAHHSKIWNRSDFSIKPKKPRKMYNMEKYFKDNKKLFCIISILAYFMNLICSNSDWKKRIIEHIKKDSYNFTTKNGFPENWDTYELWKT
- a CDS encoding endo alpha-1,4 polygalactosaminidase — encoded protein: MNEQCHEFDECDLLMLFINSGKPVFNAEYNTKYIDNESDRKILCEDALSRNFRTIVLPLELDGAFVLSCDY
- a CDS encoding MbcA/ParS/Xre antitoxin family protein, with amino-acid sequence MFPIRCPNKNDITVRMSAIQALGIYKALQILLPYSANEWIKTKNPIFDNKTPLEIMLQGRVADLYIIRRYLDAERGSLYE
- a CDS encoding RES family NAD+ phosphorylase — encoded protein: MNDIPVISINWKESFRIIPTLFPERTLFDFAESEEELEYIYYIESLTNDRIREELGNLEIVPKNEWVYGEGTTPIMAAFTHPKAARFNTDFFGVYYASKELTTAIRETVYHREKFYTQNSAPPGAYHMRVYSVPVKGNNFYDIRNKNLFSEYYHESNYTKLQQLGIKAKKENRDGIVYKSVRYTKGTNIAVLRPKATIPPCKVVKLLIYYWDGERLNTVTDLGKGENLLNDK
- a CDS encoding endo alpha-1,4 polygalactosaminidase; this translates as MLLIFGCNGSSSDRAENKIILWYKPTIDTTWYWQLQGTLIDVNAKLFDIDLFDTPKEKITELKAQGKKIICYFNAGAYEDWREDSYEFKESEIGNPLDKWEGERWLDIRSENVRTIMTERLNLAKEKGCDGVEPDNIDDYTNDTGFSITYEDQIAYNIFLSNEAHKRGLAIGLKSI